One window from the genome of uncultured Tateyamaria sp. encodes:
- the pedF gene encoding cytochrome c-550 PedF yields the protein MNSKTRKQLWMAGAMSVAATLAVAHGDVAPQAVDTTGLPTIEGDWLTENPYRADKVGEETWLRAVEIGASGYNQNCARCHGLEVVSGGLAPDLRFLEAEEYGDEWYVERFVEGYTQNGITKMPAFGELLGQEAAWAIRTYIEARPDDVAMEEVADELKAMRDQLAGYASDASGADADGLKNRLTEIATSIPTLSGAPVADSVAFRAANLIDGTPDAYKSASEVLTIGLSAAN from the coding sequence ATGAACAGCAAGACCAGAAAACAGCTTTGGATGGCCGGCGCGATGAGCGTTGCAGCGACCCTGGCGGTGGCCCATGGCGATGTCGCACCCCAAGCGGTCGATACGACTGGCCTGCCCACCATCGAAGGGGATTGGTTGACCGAAAACCCCTATCGCGCCGACAAGGTGGGCGAGGAAACCTGGCTGCGCGCCGTCGAGATCGGCGCGTCGGGCTACAACCAGAACTGCGCACGCTGCCACGGGCTTGAGGTTGTTTCGGGCGGTCTGGCCCCCGACCTGAGGTTCCTTGAGGCCGAAGAATACGGCGACGAATGGTATGTTGAGCGTTTTGTCGAAGGCTATACCCAGAACGGTATTACCAAGATGCCCGCCTTTGGAGAGTTGTTGGGGCAGGAGGCCGCCTGGGCCATCCGCACCTATATCGAGGCCCGACCCGATGATGTCGCGATGGAAGAGGTCGCGGACGAGTTGAAGGCGATGCGCGATCAGTTGGCCGGATATGCCAGTGACGCAAGCGGTGCGGATGCCGACGGCCTCAAGAACCGGCTGACAGAGATTGCGACAAGCATTCCAACCCTGTCGGGTGCCCCAGTGGCCGACAGCGTTGCGTTCCGCGCGGCCAACCTGATTGACGGCACGCCTGATGCGTACAAGTCGGCGTCCGAAGTCTTGACCATCGGATTGTCTGCCGCAAACTGA
- a CDS encoding ABC transporter permease: protein MTAYLTSLRAIVLREALRFIHQRERFIAALVRPLVWLLVFAAGFRAALGLSIIPPYQTYITYETYIVPGLCGMILLFNGMQSSLSLVYDREMGSMKLLLTAPLPRWWLLLCKLMGSTAISILQVYAFLAIAAAFDIRMPGWGYVTVLPSLIIAGLMLGALGLLLSSFIKQLENFAGVMNFVIFPMFFLSSALYPLWKMAESSELLHDICAVNPFTHAVELIRFALYMDLNATALGWTALATLAFAAAALVGYDPARTRIGKRG, encoded by the coding sequence ATGACGGCCTATCTCACCTCTTTGCGGGCCATCGTGCTGCGCGAGGCGCTGCGCTTTATCCACCAACGCGAACGGTTCATCGCCGCGCTGGTCCGCCCGCTGGTCTGGCTGCTGGTCTTTGCGGCCGGGTTCCGCGCGGCACTCGGGCTCAGCATCATTCCACCCTACCAAACCTACATCACCTACGAGACCTACATCGTGCCCGGCCTCTGCGGCATGATCCTGCTGTTCAACGGCATGCAATCCTCGCTCAGCCTTGTCTACGATCGCGAAATGGGCTCGATGAAGCTGCTGCTGACCGCGCCCCTGCCCCGGTGGTGGTTGCTGCTGTGCAAGCTGATGGGATCAACGGCCATCTCCATCCTTCAGGTCTATGCGTTCCTCGCCATCGCGGCGGCCTTTGACATCCGCATGCCGGGCTGGGGATACGTCACCGTATTGCCGTCGCTGATCATCGCCGGTCTGATGCTCGGGGCGCTGGGGCTGCTTCTGTCCAGCTTCATCAAGCAACTGGAAAACTTTGCCGGGGTCATGAACTTCGTCATCTTCCCGATGTTCTTCTTGTCCTCCGCGCTCTACCCGCTGTGGAAAATGGCCGAAAGCTCGGAACTGCTGCACGACATCTGCGCGGTGAACCCGTTCACGCACGCGGTCGAACTGATCCGCTTTGCGCTCTACATGGACTTGAACGCAACCGCGCTGGGGTGGACGGCTCTGGCCACACTGGCCTTCGCGGCCGCAGCGCTTGTGGGCTACGATCCGGCCCGCACCCGCATCGGGAAACGCGGTTAG
- a CDS encoding ABC transporter substrate-binding protein, protein MFFKTLIGAVAAAVLTTAAWAETQALRVSVLKFGTVNWELNTIKHHGFDAAHGFDLQVQGVAGGSAAKVAFQGGEADVIVSDWLWVARQRAAGKDYVFIPYSKAVGGMMVPKESPAQSIADLSGSKIGIAGGPLDKSWLILRAYAAHTAGIDLEATTEQVFAAPPLIFKSALSGEVGAAINFWHFLAKMEASGMRKLVDVAEAATALGLDPDTPLLGYVVKGEMLRETPALVHGLAAASRDAKDLLASNEAEWDRLRDQMNAKTDAQFDALKAGFRAGIPEAGPVDEEAAARMLALMVELGGEDLVGSARTLPAGTFLQPGS, encoded by the coding sequence ATGTTTTTCAAAACGCTGATCGGGGCGGTGGCCGCCGCCGTGCTGACCACTGCGGCCTGGGCCGAGACGCAGGCGCTGCGCGTGTCGGTCCTGAAGTTCGGAACGGTGAATTGGGAATTGAACACGATCAAGCACCACGGGTTTGATGCCGCCCACGGATTTGATCTGCAGGTGCAGGGTGTTGCCGGAGGATCAGCCGCCAAGGTCGCCTTTCAAGGGGGCGAGGCCGACGTCATCGTGTCCGACTGGTTGTGGGTCGCGCGGCAGCGGGCGGCAGGCAAGGATTACGTGTTCATTCCCTATTCCAAGGCCGTGGGCGGAATGATGGTCCCAAAGGAAAGCCCGGCGCAATCCATTGCCGATCTGTCCGGATCCAAGATCGGGATTGCAGGCGGTCCGTTGGACAAAAGCTGGTTGATCCTGCGTGCCTATGCAGCACACACGGCGGGCATTGACCTTGAGGCGACGACCGAACAGGTATTTGCCGCGCCGCCGCTGATCTTCAAGTCCGCCCTGTCCGGCGAGGTCGGTGCCGCCATCAACTTCTGGCACTTCCTTGCCAAGATGGAAGCGTCCGGCATGCGCAAGCTGGTGGACGTGGCAGAGGCCGCGACCGCGCTGGGCCTTGACCCGGACACGCCGCTTTTGGGGTATGTCGTCAAGGGCGAGATGCTGCGCGAGACCCCGGCCCTTGTGCACGGTCTGGCCGCCGCGTCGCGCGATGCGAAGGATTTACTGGCATCGAACGAAGCAGAGTGGGACCGGTTGCGCGACCAGATGAATGCAAAGACCGACGCGCAGTTCGACGCGTTGAAGGCGGGGTTCCGTGCCGGAATTCCCGAGGCAGGCCCGGTGGATGAAGAGGCCGCCGCGCGCATGCTTGCGCTGATGGTCGAGCTGGGCGGCGAAGACCTGGTGGGTTCGGCCCGCACCTTGCCTGCCGGTACGTTCCTGCAACCCGGCAGCTAG
- a CDS encoding ABC transporter ATP-binding protein, with product MTGLEARGLSYAYGDKQALDDVSFSVSSGVFCALLGPNGAGKSTLFNLLTRLFVAPHGQIVIAGHDLRTAPRAALAQLGIVFQQTTLDLDLTVRQNLGYFAALHGLSGRSARTRIDGALDQLDMRDRADEKARALNGGHRRRTEIARALLHDPGVLLLDEPTVGLDAAARASITDYAHTLADAGKTILWATHLTDEVRPEDDLIVLHNARVYAKGTARAIAADMTLQDRFLSLTGVGT from the coding sequence ATGACAGGACTTGAGGCGCGCGGCCTCAGCTATGCCTACGGAGACAAGCAAGCGCTGGACGATGTGTCGTTCAGCGTCTCTTCGGGTGTCTTCTGTGCCCTTCTTGGCCCCAACGGCGCGGGCAAGTCCACGCTGTTCAACCTGCTGACCCGCCTGTTTGTCGCGCCCCACGGTCAGATCGTGATCGCAGGGCACGACCTGCGCACGGCACCGCGCGCGGCGCTGGCCCAGCTGGGGATCGTGTTTCAGCAAACCACACTCGATCTGGACCTCACGGTCCGGCAGAACCTGGGGTACTTCGCGGCCCTTCACGGCTTGTCGGGGCGCAGCGCCCGCACCAGGATCGACGGCGCGCTCGATCAACTGGATATGCGCGACCGCGCCGATGAAAAGGCGCGCGCACTGAATGGCGGACACCGGCGACGGACCGAAATCGCTCGCGCGCTCTTGCATGATCCCGGCGTCCTGCTGCTGGACGAACCCACCGTGGGCCTGGATGCCGCCGCACGCGCGTCGATCACCGACTATGCCCACACGCTGGCGGATGCAGGCAAGACAATCCTCTGGGCCACCCACCTCACGGACGAGGTGCGGCCCGAAGATGACCTGATCGTCCTGCACAACGCGCGTGTCTATGCCAAGGGCACTGCGCGGGCCATTGCCGCGGACATGACACTTCAGGATCGCTTTTTGTCGCTGACCGGGGTCGGCACATGA
- a CDS encoding ABC transporter substrate-binding protein yields the protein MKHLALGALVGAALAAPVSAEITLTIGYLRVEQPIPPTLSNLDPIPENNGLAGAQTGLADNLTTGKFLGQTYELTVTEVFEGEDALAAARDLLAVSPYLVIDAAAPDITAIADLPEADGAVLFNTSAGDLALRDTECRGNLLHTLASDAMRTDALAQVLVKKRWDDLVMITGTHDADTSYAQAMRRSLTKFGLSLEGEKEWAFDADMRRNASEEVPLFTQDFGDYDALIIADEVHDFGRYVLYNTWQARPVVGSEGLTAVGWSPVIEQWGAAQLQSRFEKEHAREMTAQDYAAWAAVRTLGEAMTRTNATDPETLRTYILSDQFELAGFKGRPLTYRDWNGQLRQPIAIAHPRALVAQAPLDGFLHQINELDSLGLDRPESNCEAFQ from the coding sequence GTGAAACACCTTGCCTTGGGTGCGCTCGTGGGGGCTGCGCTGGCCGCGCCCGTCAGTGCGGAAATCACTTTGACCATCGGATATCTGCGGGTCGAGCAGCCCATCCCCCCGACCTTGTCGAACCTTGACCCGATCCCGGAAAACAACGGGCTTGCAGGCGCGCAGACCGGTCTGGCGGACAACCTGACAACCGGAAAATTCCTGGGGCAGACCTACGAATTGACAGTGACCGAGGTGTTCGAGGGCGAAGACGCGCTTGCCGCTGCCCGCGACCTGCTCGCCGTGTCGCCCTATCTGGTGATCGACGCCGCCGCCCCGGACATCACCGCCATTGCCGATCTGCCAGAGGCAGATGGTGCCGTCTTGTTCAACACCTCTGCCGGTGATCTGGCCCTGCGCGATACCGAATGCCGCGGCAACCTGCTGCATACGCTCGCCTCTGACGCGATGCGCACGGATGCGCTGGCGCAGGTGCTGGTGAAAAAACGCTGGGACGATCTGGTGATGATCACCGGGACGCATGATGCCGACACCAGCTATGCCCAGGCCATGCGCCGGTCCCTGACCAAGTTCGGCCTGTCGCTTGAGGGCGAAAAGGAATGGGCGTTTGACGCCGACATGCGCCGCAATGCCAGCGAGGAGGTTCCGCTCTTCACGCAGGATTTCGGCGACTACGATGCGTTGATCATCGCGGACGAAGTGCACGATTTCGGGCGCTATGTCCTTTACAACACCTGGCAGGCGCGGCCGGTGGTCGGCTCGGAAGGGTTGACCGCCGTGGGCTGGTCTCCGGTGATCGAACAATGGGGCGCTGCGCAGTTGCAGTCCCGCTTTGAAAAAGAACACGCGCGCGAAATGACCGCGCAGGACTATGCCGCCTGGGCCGCCGTGCGTACGCTGGGCGAGGCGATGACGCGCACCAACGCGACCGATCCCGAAACGCTGCGCACCTACATCCTGTCTGACCAGTTCGAACTGGCAGGATTCAAGGGCCGTCCGCTGACCTATCGCGACTGGAACGGCCAGTTGCGCCAGCCCATCGCCATCGCGCACCCGCGTGCGCTGGTGGCACAGGCGCCGCTGGACGGGTTCCTGCACCAAATCAATGAACTAGACAGCCTGGGGCTCGACCGCCCGGAAAGCAATTGCGAGGCATTCCAATGA
- a CDS encoding YVTN family beta-propeller repeat protein, whose product MIRLTAIFSLLASTAMAGEIWVTNEKDDTISVISTETLEVIKTYDTGERPRGILFSKDYSRVYICASDSNAVQVMDPNSGEILHELPSGDDPEQFVLHPNDRHLYIANEDDAITTVVDVETRKVIAQIDVGVEPEGMAVSPDGTIAITTSETTNMAHWIDTETQELFANTLVDSRPRHAEFIKDGAEMWVSSEIGGTLTVFDTATQTEKAKMSFEVQGVHPDRVQPVGFEFTAGDTHAFVALGPSNHVAVVNATTYEVEEYILVGRRVWHMEFNEDRSLLFTTNGVSGDVTVIDVAKREAIKSIKVGRFPWGAAFRPTGS is encoded by the coding sequence ATGATACGATTGACCGCGATATTCTCTCTTCTGGCCTCGACCGCGATGGCAGGCGAAATTTGGGTCACCAACGAAAAAGACGACACGATCTCGGTCATCTCGACCGAAACGCTCGAGGTCATCAAGACCTACGACACAGGCGAACGCCCGCGCGGCATCCTGTTTTCCAAGGATTACAGCCGCGTCTACATCTGCGCCTCGGACAGCAACGCGGTGCAGGTCATGGACCCGAACTCGGGCGAGATCCTGCATGAACTGCCATCAGGCGACGACCCGGAACAATTTGTCCTGCACCCCAACGATCGGCACCTTTATATCGCCAACGAAGACGACGCGATCACAACCGTGGTGGATGTCGAAACCCGCAAGGTGATCGCGCAGATCGACGTGGGCGTCGAACCCGAAGGGATGGCCGTGTCCCCCGATGGCACCATCGCGATCACCACGTCTGAAACCACGAACATGGCCCACTGGATCGACACGGAAACACAGGAACTGTTCGCTAACACATTGGTCGACAGCCGCCCGCGCCATGCCGAGTTCATCAAGGACGGGGCCGAGATGTGGGTGAGTTCCGAGATCGGCGGCACCCTCACCGTGTTCGACACCGCCACGCAGACCGAAAAGGCCAAGATGAGCTTTGAGGTCCAGGGCGTCCACCCCGACCGGGTCCAGCCCGTAGGGTTCGAGTTCACCGCCGGTGACACACACGCCTTTGTGGCGCTTGGGCCGTCCAACCACGTCGCCGTCGTCAATGCCACGACCTACGAGGTCGAGGAGTACATCCTTGTCGGGCGTCGGGTCTGGCACATGGAATTCAACGAAGACCGGTCATTGCTGTTCACCACCAACGGCGTGTCGGGTGACGTGACGGTTATCGACGTGGCAAAACGCGAAGCGATCAAGTCCATCAAGGTGGGCCGCTTCCCTTGGGGGGCTGCGTTCCGCCCCACCGGTTCTTAA
- a CDS encoding (2Fe-2S)-binding protein yields the protein MTKVTMTVNGKAVSGDVEGRTLLSSFLRDDQGLTGTHVGCDTSQCGACVVHVDGQAVKSCTMLAVEAEGADVATIEGQANADGSLNVIQQAFQDHHGLQCGFCTPGMVMSAAALLKDNPKPSEQEVREYLEGNICRCTGYHNIVKAIMAASGQDVTAIAAE from the coding sequence ATGACAAAGGTAACCATGACGGTGAATGGCAAGGCCGTCTCGGGCGATGTGGAGGGGCGCACCTTGTTGTCGTCCTTTTTGCGCGACGATCAGGGCCTGACAGGAACCCACGTGGGCTGCGACACCTCGCAATGCGGGGCCTGCGTGGTGCATGTGGACGGGCAGGCGGTCAAATCCTGCACGATGCTTGCGGTCGAGGCCGAAGGAGCCGACGTCGCCACCATCGAAGGCCAGGCCAATGCCGACGGGTCACTGAACGTGATCCAGCAGGCGTTCCAGGATCACCACGGCCTGCAATGCGGCTTCTGCACGCCCGGCATGGTGATGTCGGCGGCGGCGCTGCTGAAGGACAACCCGAAACCGTCCGAGCAAGAGGTGCGCGAATATCTCGAAGGCAACATCTGCCGCTGCACCGGCTACCACAACATCGTCAAGGCGATCATGGCGGCGTCCGGCCAGGATGTGACCGCCATCGCCGCAGAGTAA
- a CDS encoding carbon monoxide dehydrogenase subunit G — MNLSDTRIIDADRATVWAAILDPDVLKACVPGCQEMEGTPKDGFTATVVQKVGPVKATFKGAVTLSDMQAPESVNITGEGKGGAAGFAKGGAKVRLEDQGAQTVLHYDVEAKVGGKLAQLGSRIIDGFAKKMADQFFNNFQDHVGTPPAEDAETDASEDAPKKGWLKRLVS; from the coding sequence ATGAATCTTAGCGACACACGTATCATCGATGCCGACCGCGCAACGGTCTGGGCCGCAATCCTTGATCCCGACGTGCTGAAGGCCTGCGTGCCCGGCTGTCAGGAGATGGAGGGCACGCCCAAGGACGGGTTCACCGCGACGGTTGTTCAAAAGGTGGGCCCGGTGAAGGCGACATTCAAAGGGGCCGTGACCTTGTCGGATATGCAAGCCCCGGAAAGCGTGAACATCACGGGTGAGGGCAAGGGTGGCGCCGCAGGCTTTGCCAAGGGCGGCGCCAAGGTGCGGCTGGAAGATCAGGGCGCGCAAACCGTTCTGCATTACGATGTCGAAGCGAAAGTGGGCGGCAAGCTGGCCCAATTGGGCAGTCGCATCATCGACGGGTTCGCCAAGAAGATGGCGGACCAGTTCTTCAACAATTTTCAGGACCACGTGGGCACACCGCCCGCCGAAGACGCGGAGACCGACGCGTCCGAAGACGCACCCAAGAAGGGTTGGCTGAAGCGCCTGGTCAGTTGA
- a CDS encoding ABC transporter ATP-binding protein: MTPPLLDLRLRGLAYQGKPVLRNVSLRLAPGETLALVGPSGIGKSSLLRVIAGLEAKYDGDCALNGTCAMVFQEPTLLPWRTVAQNVALTTGASDSAVNTALTEVGLGPRALDFPNQLSLGQQRRLALARAFAVKPDLLLMDEPFVSLDPDLVREMMVLFEQLRARHGVATILVTHVADEAQHLADRIVTLGGTPATIVSDRPV; this comes from the coding sequence GTGACGCCGCCGCTTCTTGACCTTCGGTTGCGCGGGCTGGCCTATCAGGGCAAGCCTGTCTTGCGGAACGTATCCCTGCGCTTGGCCCCGGGTGAAACGCTTGCCCTTGTGGGTCCGTCGGGCATTGGCAAGTCGTCGCTTTTGCGGGTCATTGCCGGGCTTGAGGCGAAGTATGATGGCGACTGTGCGCTGAATGGTACGTGCGCAATGGTGTTTCAGGAACCCACCCTGTTGCCGTGGCGGACGGTGGCCCAGAACGTGGCGCTGACGACGGGCGCGTCGGACAGTGCGGTGAACACGGCCCTGACCGAGGTGGGCCTTGGCCCGCGCGCCCTGGACTTTCCCAATCAACTGTCCCTTGGGCAACAGCGCCGCCTGGCCCTGGCCCGTGCCTTTGCCGTGAAGCCCGATCTGTTGTTGATGGACGAACCATTTGTGTCGCTGGACCCCGATCTGGTCCGCGAGATGATGGTGTTGTTTGAACAGTTGCGGGCCAGGCACGGTGTTGCGACCATTCTTGTCACCCACGTGGCAGATGAAGCGCAGCATCTGGCGGACCGCATCGTGACCCTGGGCGGGACGCCTGCAACCATTGTCAGCGACAGGCCGGTCTAA
- a CDS encoding PQQ-dependent methanol/ethanol family dehydrogenase has product MNRFIAAAVAGVLATTPVFAEGVTEEMLANDTASTDNVLTNGMGRHLQRYSPLDILNKDNVDNLVPAWAFSLGGEKQRGQETQPIVHDGVMYITGSYSRMYAIDVKTGEEIWQYDARLPEGILPCCDVVNRGAAIYGDNIYFGTLDARIVALNAKTGDTVWNKKIADYKAGYSYTAAPLIVDGLVITGNSGGEFGIVGAVEARDAETGELVWYRPVIEGHMGMLNGEESTMTGTLNATWPGDMWKTGGGATWLGGSYDADTDTLVFGTGNPAPWNSWLRDAGQNNDGSGDNLYAASRLGIDPKTGEIKWHFQTTPREGWDYDGVNEVVAYENRAGEKRFATADRNGFFYVLNREDGAFVRGVPFVKDISWADGLDENGRPIFNEANRPGDPAEAADGKKGEVVFASPSFLGGKNWMPMAFSQRTGNFYVPSNEWGMDIWNEPITYKKGAAYLGSGFTIKPNYEDHIGSLKAIDPDTGETKWEFKNDAPLWGGVMTTGGGLVFTGTPEGKFIAFDDETGEELWSFQTGSGIVGQPITWEQDGEQYVTVISGWGGAVPLWGGEVAKKVNYLNQGGMLWTFRLPEQLASAN; this is encoded by the coding sequence ATGAACAGATTTATTGCAGCTGCGGTCGCGGGGGTGCTGGCCACGACACCCGTCTTCGCCGAAGGCGTGACCGAGGAGATGCTGGCGAATGACACCGCCTCGACGGACAACGTGCTGACAAACGGCATGGGCCGCCATCTCCAGCGCTATTCGCCGCTCGACATCCTCAACAAGGACAATGTCGACAACCTGGTGCCCGCCTGGGCCTTCAGCCTCGGCGGTGAAAAGCAGCGCGGCCAGGAAACCCAGCCCATCGTGCATGACGGTGTGATGTATATCACCGGCTCCTACAGCCGGATGTACGCCATCGACGTCAAGACGGGCGAAGAGATCTGGCAATACGACGCCCGCCTGCCCGAAGGCATCCTGCCCTGCTGCGACGTGGTGAACCGGGGTGCGGCCATCTATGGCGACAACATCTACTTCGGCACGCTCGATGCCCGCATCGTGGCGCTGAACGCCAAGACGGGCGACACGGTCTGGAACAAGAAGATCGCCGACTACAAGGCCGGCTACAGCTATACGGCGGCCCCGCTGATCGTGGACGGTCTGGTCATCACCGGCAACTCCGGCGGTGAATTCGGCATCGTCGGCGCGGTCGAGGCGCGCGACGCCGAAACGGGCGAACTGGTCTGGTACCGTCCCGTGATCGAAGGTCACATGGGCATGCTGAACGGCGAAGAAAGCACCATGACCGGCACGCTGAACGCGACCTGGCCGGGCGACATGTGGAAAACCGGTGGTGGTGCCACGTGGCTCGGTGGCTCCTATGACGCGGACACCGACACGCTGGTCTTCGGCACAGGCAACCCCGCGCCCTGGAACTCGTGGTTGCGCGATGCGGGCCAGAACAATGACGGTTCGGGTGACAACCTCTATGCCGCCTCGCGTCTCGGGATCGATCCCAAGACCGGCGAGATCAAGTGGCACTTCCAGACCACACCGCGCGAAGGCTGGGACTATGACGGCGTGAACGAAGTGGTGGCCTACGAAAACCGCGCGGGCGAAAAGCGTTTCGCCACGGCGGACCGCAACGGCTTCTTCTACGTCCTGAACCGCGAAGACGGCGCATTCGTGCGCGGCGTGCCCTTCGTCAAGGACATCAGCTGGGCTGACGGGCTGGACGAAAACGGGCGACCCATCTTTAATGAGGCGAACCGGCCCGGTGATCCGGCCGAAGCCGCAGACGGCAAGAAAGGCGAGGTTGTCTTTGCATCGCCCTCGTTCCTTGGGGGCAAGAACTGGATGCCCATGGCGTTCAGCCAGCGCACCGGCAACTTCTACGTGCCCTCGAACGAATGGGGCATGGACATCTGGAACGAACCGATCACCTACAAAAAGGGTGCCGCCTATCTCGGGTCGGGCTTTACCATCAAGCCCAACTACGAAGACCATATCGGCAGCCTGAAGGCGATCGACCCCGACACCGGCGAAACCAAGTGGGAGTTCAAGAACGACGCCCCGCTCTGGGGTGGCGTGATGACCACGGGCGGTGGCCTCGTCTTCACCGGCACCCCCGAAGGCAAGTTCATCGCCTTCGATGACGAGACCGGCGAAGAACTGTGGTCCTTCCAGACCGGCTCGGGCATCGTGGGTCAGCCCATCACCTGGGAACAGGACGGCGAACAATATGTCACCGTCATCTCGGGCTGGGGCGGTGCCGTTCCGCTCTGGGGCGGGGAAGTGGCCAAAAAGGTCAACTACCTGAACCAGGGTGGCATGCTCTGGACGTTCCGCCTGCCGGAACAGCTGGCCTCGGCCAACTGA
- a CDS encoding response regulator transcription factor, with amino-acid sequence MSLQTSPLSDPSETKVPQGWALVIDDHPLFCDALELTLRSVANFARVVTADSLERALEKLGEDVPPTLILLDLNLPDVDGLDGLMRLKRTADATPVIIVSSMTDNSIIANSIIAGAQGFVPKHSHRSVFREAIETIAAGDIYKPSGFVEGNGTDPKEDHLTRLTSLTNQQARILELICEGKLNKQIAYDLSIAETTVKAHVTAIMRKLGVQSRTQAVLVAQEAKYSKVLPSPE; translated from the coding sequence ATGTCGCTTCAAACCTCACCGCTGTCCGATCCCTCCGAAACCAAGGTGCCGCAAGGCTGGGCGCTGGTGATTGATGATCATCCGTTGTTCTGCGATGCGCTTGAACTGACGCTCCGGTCGGTGGCCAATTTCGCACGGGTGGTCACCGCCGACAGCCTGGAACGCGCCCTTGAAAAGCTGGGCGAAGACGTACCCCCCACATTGATTCTGCTGGATCTGAACCTGCCGGATGTCGACGGGCTGGACGGGCTCATGCGGCTCAAACGCACGGCTGACGCGACGCCGGTGATCATTGTGTCGTCCATGACGGACAATTCGATCATCGCCAATTCAATCATCGCGGGTGCGCAGGGGTTTGTGCCCAAACACTCGCACCGGTCCGTCTTCCGCGAAGCCATCGAGACGATCGCCGCGGGCGATATCTACAAACCGTCCGGCTTTGTCGAAGGCAATGGCACGGACCCGAAAGAAGACCACCTGACGCGGCTGACCTCGCTGACCAATCAACAGGCCCGCATTCTTGAACTGATCTGCGAAGGCAAGCTGAACAAGCAGATCGCCTATGACCTGTCCATCGCCGAAACCACGGTCAAGGCACATGTGACCGCGATCATGCGCAAGCTTGGGGTCCAAAGCCGGACCCAGGCCGTGCTGGTCGCGCAAGAAGCCAAGTATTCAAAGGTCTTGCCAAGTCCCGAGTGA
- a CDS encoding transporter substrate-binding domain-containing protein: MTLRTTIFSLVVVGLSLGQAHAADPCADHVPQPKPQNVGRDIVGKELDEIQDQGHMLFAVYEDYPPYSWEEGGEPMGVDVEIARIIADDLGVEARFNFVAAGENLDADLRNNIWRGALIGGRIANVMMRIPYDSAFKCRVEQVVFTGQYAGESIAIAYDKATYPDEKPVPAYFRFDTVGVENDSISDFYLSGFVGGQLQPNIRRFPTTAAAMEALNAGEVKAVMGSLGELEYGLSEKSAVHQPPLAGFAVSSWTLGVAVNFRYRPLSYSVDDAINFALQDGRIPAIFEAYGLTHQVPER; this comes from the coding sequence ATGACACTACGAACAACGATCTTCTCCCTGGTGGTTGTGGGTCTGTCCCTTGGGCAGGCCCACGCCGCTGATCCGTGCGCCGATCATGTGCCTCAGCCCAAGCCCCAGAACGTGGGGCGCGACATCGTGGGCAAGGAGCTGGATGAAATCCAGGACCAGGGCCACATGCTGTTTGCCGTTTACGAGGATTACCCGCCCTATTCCTGGGAGGAAGGCGGCGAGCCGATGGGTGTTGATGTGGAGATTGCCCGCATCATTGCCGACGATCTGGGCGTCGAGGCCCGGTTCAATTTCGTGGCCGCGGGCGAGAACCTGGATGCCGATCTGCGCAACAATATCTGGCGTGGTGCCCTGATCGGGGGGCGCATTGCCAATGTGATGATGCGAATCCCTTACGACAGCGCCTTCAAGTGCCGGGTCGAGCAGGTAGTATTTACCGGGCAATATGCAGGCGAGAGCATCGCGATTGCCTATGACAAGGCGACATATCCCGACGAGAAACCTGTCCCGGCCTATTTCCGGTTCGACACTGTCGGCGTCGAGAATGATTCGATCTCTGACTTCTACCTGTCGGGTTTCGTGGGCGGGCAGTTGCAACCGAACATCCGCCGCTTTCCCACCACAGCCGCCGCCATGGAGGCGTTGAATGCAGGCGAAGTGAAGGCCGTTATGGGGTCGCTTGGGGAGTTGGAGTACGGGTTGAGCGAAAAAAGTGCCGTGCACCAGCCGCCGCTTGCAGGTTTCGCCGTCAGCAGCTGGACATTGGGCGTGGCGGTGAATTTCCGTTACCGCCCGCTGTCCTATTCGGTCGATGATGCGATCAATTTCGCGCTGCAGGACGGGCGGATTCCGGCGATTTTCGAGGCGTACGGCCTGACCCATCAAGTCCCTGAAAGGTAA